GGTGTTCGCGGGCAGCGCGCTCAAGAACAAGGGCGTGCAACCTGTGTTGGATGCGGTGGTGGACTTTCTACCCTCGCCCCTGGACGTGCCGGCCATCGAGGGCGTGGACCCCAACACCGGCGAGATGGAACGCCGCAAGGCCGACGACGCCGCGCCCCTGTCCGCCCTGGCCTTCAAGGTGCAGATGGACCAGGGCCGCAAGCTGGTCTACGTGCGGGTCTACTCCGGCACCCTCAAGGCCGGGGCCGAGGTCTACAACGTGGTCAAGGAGGGCCCCGAGAAGGTGGCCCGCATCCTTCGGATGCACGCCAACAAGCGCGAGCGCCTGGACAAGGCCCAGGCCGGCGAGATCGTCGGGGTCATGGGCCTCAAGAACGTGAGCACCGGCGACACCCTGGCCACCCGCGACCGGCCCATCATGCTCGAGCCCATCGACACCTACGAGCCGGTGATCAGCGTGGCCGTGGAGCCCAAGACCGTGGGCGACCAGGACAAGCTGGCCCTGAGCCTGGACAAGCTGGCCGACGAGGACCCCACCTTCCGGGTGCGCCTGGACGAGGACACCGGCCAGACCATCATCAGCGGCATGGGCGAGCTGCACCTGGAGGTACTGGTGCACCGCCTCAAGCGCGAGTTCGGCCTGGACGTGAACGTGGGCCGGCCCCAGGTGGTCTATCGCGAGACCATCACCGCCGGGGTGGCCGCCACCATGACCTTCGACCGCGACCTGGGCGGCGACCGCCAGGTGGGCGAGGTCTCCCTGGAGCTCAAGCCCAACCCCCGGGGCGGCGGCAACACCTTCCACGTGGAGGCCCCGCCCGAGCAGGTGCCCCCTGAGTATCACGCCATTCTGGAAAAAGCCGTGGAAGAGGGCCTCTCCTCCGGGGTGGTCATGGGCTATCCGGTGGTGGATTTGGGCGTGGTGGTCAGCGGGGGCAAGTTCACCCCCGGCCTGAGCACCGAGCTAGGCTTCCGCCTGGCCACCTCCATGGCCCTCAAGAAAGGCCTGGAGGACGGCTCGCCGCTGCTGCTGGAGCCCATCATGCAGGTGGAGGTCATCGCGCCCGAAGAGTTCATGGGCGAGGTGATCGGCGATCTCAACGCCCGGGGCGGTTCGGTGGAATCGGTGGAGCCCAAGGGCGGCACCAACGTGGTGCGCGCCCTGGTGCCCCTCAAGGCCATGTTCGGCTATTCAACCGACCTGCGCTCGGCCACCCAAGGCCGGGCCATCTTCACCATGCAGTTCAGCCACTACGACGGCAAGACCGAGCGCAGGTAGGCCGCTCTACTTCTTCTTGTCGTCCTTGGCCGGCGCGGGCTTGGCCGGAGCCGCCTTCGGCTGGGCCGCGGCCGCTTCCTTGGCCATGCGCTCCCGCTCGGACTGGATAAAGGCGGTCATTTCGGTGCCCACGATCTTGGCGTTGCCCTGCAACAGGGTGGGCATCTTCTCGCGGATGGCCTGGCCCTGCTTGGAGCCGTAGAAGGCGGTCAGAGCCTTGAGCTCGTCGGCGGTGAAGACCTCGGCGGCCATGGCCAGCCACTGCTTCTTGACCCCGGCCATCTTCTTTTTGTCGAAGAACTTGTTGGCCCGCTCCATGAAAGCCTTGCGCTTGTCGGGCGGAAGCTGCTCGGAGACCTTCTGCATGGTTTCGATGATGCGGTCGTGGGTCTTGGTCAGGTTCCAGTAGCCTTCGGCCGCCTTGACCCGCTGGGCCATTTCCTTGGCGTCGGGCTGGGCGGCCCAGGAGGACAGGGGCAGGGCCACCAGGCAGGCCAGGCTCAGGATTACCAGCAGTCTTTTCATCTTAACGTCCTTTGCCGCTCATGAACGGCGTGTCGGGTTTTTGCAAGGCGGGAAAAAGAGAATTCCAGTTCGGCCCTGGCGAGCCTTCTTGCTGCTCCTCCTCCTGCTGCCTCTTCTTCATTCGGCGGTGCGCGGTGTCGTCGATCTCTTCCAGGGCCTTCTGGGCCTTTTGTTGCAGCTCCGGCTTGCCGGCCAGCTGGTCCACCGCCCGGTTCAGATGGTAGCGGGCCGAGCGGTAGTTGCGGCGCTGCTTGAAGGCCAGTCCCAGATACAGCGAGGCCTCGCCCACCATGCCCAGGCGTCCGTAGGTCACCCCCAGTTCGTACATGGCCGCGTGATTGGTCACGTCCAGCTTGACCAGCCTAGCAAGCACCTGGCGGGACTTGGCCAGCTCGCCCTCGCGCTGGTAGGCCTGGCCCAGGGCCAGCAGGGCGTCCTGGTCGTCGGGCTTTAAGTCCAAGGTATGCTGCAACACCACCTCGGCCTCGCGGTTGCGCCCCATCAACAGCAAACACACCCCGTTGGCCCGGAGCTGGTAGGGGTCGTCGGGCCAGTAGTTCTTGAGGGCCTGCAAAAAGCCCAGGGCCGCGTCGTACTGGTGCTGGCGCATGGACAAAAGGGCCAGGCCGTAGATGGGGTAGGGGGACTTGGGGTCGGCCAGGCGGCGGCGGGCCAGGGAGGTCCGGGCCTGGGCCTCGCTGTCGTACAGGGCGATGAGCCGGGTCTGAATCAAGAGAAAGCGGTGGTTGTCATAGTCGTTGGCCTTGCCGCCCCACAGCCGGGTCATGTTGGCCATGTTTTCGATGCGCTGGGGGCTGGTGGGGTGGGTGCGCAGATACACCGGCACGTTGCCGCCCAGGTACTGCTCCTGCTTCCAGATGCGCTGGAAGCTCCTTTCCATGTCCTGGGGCGGATAGCCCGCGCCGGTGATGGTCTTGAAGGCGGCCCAGTCGGCCTCTTCCTCGTCCTCGCGGCTGAAGGCCAGCTGCTTGGTCACCCCGCCGGCCACCGAGCCCATGGTCACCGCCTGACCCAGGGCCGGGTTGACGATTCCGCCCAGCAGGAGCCCGGCCAGCATGCCGGCCAAAGAGGCGATGTTCACCGGGGTGGACTTGTCCAGGCGACGGGCCAGGTGCCGCCGCCACACGTGGCCCATCTCGTGGGCCAGCACCCCGGCCAGCTCGCCCTCGCTCTCCAGGGAGATCATCATGCCCCGGAACATGAAGATGTAGCCGCCGGGGATGGCGAAGGCGTTCAGGTCGGGCAGGTCGGCCACGTAGATGCGGAAAGGAAAGGGCTTGTCCGGGACGTAGACCTCCAGCTTTTTGGCCAGGTCGCGCACGTACTCAACGACGTCCGGATCGTCCACCAGAGGAATCTCGGCCATCACCCCTTCGAAGGACTCACGGCCGATCTTGCGCTCTTCCTCCAGGGTGATCATGGCCCCGGCCGGAGGGGGCACCATCCCCACCAGCAGGGCGGCGATCAGCAGCAGGCACAGCGCGCGCAGGGCCATACTAGCTTCCTTGCTTGAGAAGCAGGCTCCGTCCGGTCATGGCCGACGGTTGGGCAAGCCCCATCAGCTCCAGCACGGTGGGGGCCACGTCGCACAAGGCTCCGTCGGCGCGCAGCCCGGCCTCCTCGCGGGAGGGGTCCACCAGGATCAAGGGCACCGGGTTGGACGCGGTGTGGGCGGTGTAGGGTCCCCCGGTGACCGGGTCCACCATCTGCTCGGCGTTGCCGTGGTCAGCGGTCACCAAGGCCCGCCCCCCGGCCTCCAGGAGCGCGGGCACCACCCGGGCCAGGCACTTGTCCAGGGTCTCCATGGCCTCGATGGCCGCGGCCAGCACCCCGGTGTGCCCCACCATGTCGCCGTTGGCGTAGTTCATCACTATCAAATCGTAGCGGTCCGCCGCGATGCGCGCCACCACCTCGTCGGTCACCTCCACCGCGCTCATGGACGGCTTCTGGTCGTAGGTGGCCACCTCCTTGGGCGAGGGCACCAACACCCGGTCTTCGCCAGGCACCGGGTCTTCCATCCCGCCGTTGAAGAAGAAGGTCACGTGGGCGTATTTCTCGGTCTCGGCGATGTGCAGCTGGCTCTTGCCCGCCGCGCTCACCACCTCGGCCAGGGTCTGTTCCACCGTCTGGGGCGGGAAGGCCACCGGCGCGCCCAGGTGCTCGTCATACTGAGTCATGCACACGTAATAGCCCAGCTTGGGGCGGCCGCTCACATCGAACTCTTTGAAGTCCGGGTCGTTGAACACCCAGGTCAGCTCCCGGGCGCGGTCGGCCCGGAAGTTGAAAAAGATCACCGCGTCGCCGTCGGCGATGCTTCCCATTGGCTGGCCGTGCTCGTTGATGAGCACCGTGGGCTTGATGAACTCGTCATACTCGCCGTTGGAGTAGTCCTCCTCCACGGCGGTGACCAGATCGCCCGCCTGGCGGCCCTGGCCCTTGACCAAGGCGTCGTAGGCCTTCTCCACCCGGTCCCAGCGCTTGTCGCGGTCCATGCCCCAGTAGCGCCCCCCCACGCTGGCGATGCGCCCGGCGGGGTGCTGGTTGAGGAAGTCCTCGAGCTGCTTGAGGTAGCCCGCCCCGGAGTCGGGCGGGGTGTCGCGACCGTCCAAAAAGGCGTGGATGTAGATGCGCTCAACTCCGGCGGCCTCGGCCGCGGCGATGATCGCCTCCAAGTGGGTGATGAGGGAGTGCACCCCGCCGTCGCTCAGCAGGCCCAGCAAGTGCAGGGCGCGGCCGTCCTCTTTGGCCACGGCAAAGGCTTTTTGGAACTCGGGGTTGGCCCCCAGTTCGCCGTTGGCCACGGCCAGGTTGATGCGGGTGATGTCCTGATACACCACCCGACCGGCCCCCAGGTTCAGGTGCCCCACCTCGGAGTTGCCCATCTGGCCCTCGGGCAGGCCCACCGCCTCGCCGGAGCATTTCAGGCTGGTGTGGGGGTAATCGGCGAACAGGGAGTCAATGAAGGGCGTCTTGGCCAGGCGGACCGCGTTGCCCTCCTCGCTCTCGTTGATGCCCCAACCGTCCAGGATTATCAGCGCCACGGGGGCATGTGCGGACATGGTCTTCTCCAGATGCCTTAGTCGCCCTGCTTTTCGGCCTTATGGGGAACCAGGCCGTCCAGGACAACCGGGTCCAGCTCCACCCGGGGAGCGTCGCCCCACAGGGAGTCCAGGTCGTAAAACTCGCGCACCGGCTGGTGGAAAACGTGCACCACCACCTCGCCGAAGTCCAACAGGATCCAGGTGCCTTCCTTGAACCCCTCGACGCCCAGGGCGGGGCGGCCCGCCTTTTTGAGCACCCGAGCCACATTCTCGCCCACCGAGCTGGCCTGGCGGGTGGAGCGGCCGCTTACCAGGAGGAAGTAGTCGGCATAGCCGGTCAGCGCGCCTACTTCCAAAAGCAGCGGGTCCTCGCCCTTCTTGTCCAGGGCGGCCGCCGCGCAGAGTAGGGCCAGCTCCCGGGGAGTGGCGGGTTTGGGCGGGCGGTTGCGGTTGCGCTGGCTGGTGCTCACCTGGCCTGGCCCTGATCGACGTATAGTTTCATGGATTTAATATAGTCTTCCACCGCCTGGGGTACAAGAAAGCTTATGGAGCGCCCGGTGGCCACCCGGCGCTTGATGTCCGTGCTGGAGATGTCCAACAGGGTGGTGGACATGGGGCGCACCCCGTGTCCGCCGGGCAGGCGGAACCACCCGTTGCCGTCGGGCTCGAAGGCCGGGTCCAGCTCGGTGCGCAGATAGTCCAGCAGGTCCCAGCGGGGCGAGGCCGGCCGGTCCATGACCACGAAGTCGGCCAGCTCCAAGAGGCGGTCCGGCCGATACCAGGAGTGCAGATAGAAAAACTGATCCGTGCCCAACAGGAAGTACAGCTCGTGGCCGGGGTAGTCCAGCTTGAGCTGCTCCAGGGTGTCCACCGTCCGGCTGTGCCCCCCGCGCACCACCTCCAGCTCGCTCACCTCGAACACCGGGTGGTCTTTCACCGCCAGATGCACCATGGCCAAACGGTGGGTAGTGTTGGCCCACACCCGCTTGTTGTGGGGCGGGCTGGCGCAGGGCATGAACAAGACCCGGTCCAGACCCAGCTCCTCGCTCACCTCCTCGGCGGAGCGCAGGTGGGCCATATGGATGGGATCGAAAGTCCCCCCGCAGATCCCCAGCTTTTTGGCCATTAGCCCCGCACCTGGCCGTCGCCGTAAGCGATGAACTTGGTGGTGGTCAGCTCGGTGAGGCCCATGGGCCCGAAGGCGTGCAGCTTGCCGGTGTTGATGCCGATCTCGGCCCCCAGGCCCAGCTCGCCGCCGTCGTTGAAGCGGGTCGAGGCGTTCACCAGCACCAGGGAGGAATCCACGCTGTTGATGAAGCGGCGGCCCCGCTCGTAGTCGCGGGTCACGATGGCCTCGGTGTGCTGGCTGCCGTAGCGGGCGATGTGGTCCATGGCCTCGTCCATGCTCTCCACCACCTTGACCGACAGGATCAGGTCCTCGTACTCGGTGGGCCAGTCTTCTTCCGTGGCGGGCACCGCGCCGGGCACCAGCTCCAGGGTGCGGGGGCAGCCGCGCAGCTCGGTGCCCTGGGCCATGAGCGCCTCGGCCGCCTGGGGCAGGAAGGCCTCCGCCTCGTCGGCGTGCACCAGCATGGTCTCCAAGGCGTTGCACACTCCCGGGCGCTGGCACTTGGCGTTGACCGCGATGTTCACCGCCATGTCCAGGTCCGCGCCCTGGTCCACGTACAGATGGCACACGCCCTTGTAGTGCTTGAGCACCGGGATGGAGCTGTTCTCGGCCACGAAGCGGATGAGCCCCTCGCCGCCTCGGGGGATGATCACGTCCACCAGGCCGTCTTGCTTGAGCAGAGCCATGGTGGCCGCCCGGTCGGTGGTGGGGATCAAACGCGCCGCCGCGCCGGGCAGACCGTTGGCCTCCAGGGCCTGGGAGATCAGCTCGGCCAGGAACAAATTGGAGTTGATGGCCTCCTTGCCGCCTTTCAAGACCACCGCGTTGCCGCTCTTCAGGCACAGCCCGGCCGCGTCCACGGTCACGTTGGGCCGCGACTCGTAGATGAAACCGATGACCCCCAGGGGGATGCGCTGGCGGCCCACCAGCAGGCCGTTGGGGCGGCGCTGCATGCCGGTGACCTCGCCCACCGGGTCGGGCAGGGCGGCCACCTCGCGCAGGCCCTGGGCCATGGAGGCGATGACCTGGTCCGAAAGGGTGAGGCGGTCCAGGAAGGCCGCGCTCATGCCGCTTTCCCGGCCCGCGGCCAGGTCCTTGGCGTTGATTTCCTGGATGGCGGGCGCGTTGGCCTCCAGGGCTTCGGCCAGGCTAAGTAGGGCCTGGTTCTTAACCCCGCTGGGGGCCACGGCCAGGGCCCGCGCCGCTTGGCGCGCCTCCCGGCACAGCTCGCTTACTAGCTGCTCAACAGACATGCCACGCTCTCCTCGTCCTCCAGGTCGAACATCACCAAATTGTCGCGGTGGATCACCTCGTCGTAATCCTTGTAGCCCAGGCGGCTCTCGATCTCGTCCGAGCGAAGGCCCATGATCTGCTCCAGCTCCTCGCTGGCGTAGTTGGTCAGCCCCACCCCGATGAC
This window of the Desulfarculaceae bacterium genome carries:
- a CDS encoding glutamate-5-semialdehyde dehydrogenase → MSVEQLVSELCREARQAARALAVAPSGVKNQALLSLAEALEANAPAIQEINAKDLAAGRESGMSAAFLDRLTLSDQVIASMAQGLREVAALPDPVGEVTGMQRRPNGLLVGRQRIPLGVIGFIYESRPNVTVDAAGLCLKSGNAVVLKGGKEAINSNLFLAELISQALEANGLPGAAARLIPTTDRAATMALLKQDGLVDVIIPRGGEGLIRFVAENSSIPVLKHYKGVCHLYVDQGADLDMAVNIAVNAKCQRPGVCNALETMLVHADEAEAFLPQAAEALMAQGTELRGCPRTLELVPGAVPATEEDWPTEYEDLILSVKVVESMDEAMDHIARYGSQHTEAIVTRDYERGRRFINSVDSSLVLVNASTRFNDGGELGLGAEIGINTGKLHAFGPMGLTELTTTKFIAYGDGQVRG
- the nadD gene encoding nicotinate-nucleotide adenylyltransferase, with the translated sequence MAKKLGICGGTFDPIHMAHLRSAEEVSEELGLDRVLFMPCASPPHNKRVWANTTHRLAMVHLAVKDHPVFEVSELEVVRGGHSRTVDTLEQLKLDYPGHELYFLLGTDQFFYLHSWYRPDRLLELADFVVMDRPASPRWDLLDYLRTELDPAFEPDGNGWFRLPGGHGVRPMSTTLLDISSTDIKRRVATGRSISFLVPQAVEDYIKSMKLYVDQGQAR
- the rsfS gene encoding ribosome silencing factor — translated: MSTSQRNRNRPPKPATPRELALLCAAAALDKKGEDPLLLEVGALTGYADYFLLVSGRSTRQASSVGENVARVLKKAGRPALGVEGFKEGTWILLDFGEVVVHVFHQPVREFYDLDSLWGDAPRVELDPVVLDGLVPHKAEKQGD
- the gpmI gene encoding 2,3-bisphosphoglycerate-independent phosphoglycerate mutase → MSAHAPVALIILDGWGINESEEGNAVRLAKTPFIDSLFADYPHTSLKCSGEAVGLPEGQMGNSEVGHLNLGAGRVVYQDITRINLAVANGELGANPEFQKAFAVAKEDGRALHLLGLLSDGGVHSLITHLEAIIAAAEAAGVERIYIHAFLDGRDTPPDSGAGYLKQLEDFLNQHPAGRIASVGGRYWGMDRDKRWDRVEKAYDALVKGQGRQAGDLVTAVEEDYSNGEYDEFIKPTVLINEHGQPMGSIADGDAVIFFNFRADRARELTWVFNDPDFKEFDVSGRPKLGYYVCMTQYDEHLGAPVAFPPQTVEQTLAEVVSAAGKSQLHIAETEKYAHVTFFFNGGMEDPVPGEDRVLVPSPKEVATYDQKPSMSAVEVTDEVVARIAADRYDLIVMNYANGDMVGHTGVLAAAIEAMETLDKCLARVVPALLEAGGRALVTADHGNAEQMVDPVTGGPYTAHTASNPVPLILVDPSREEAGLRADGALCDVAPTVLELMGLAQPSAMTGRSLLLKQGS
- the fusA gene encoding elongation factor G, translated to MAGENRLKKTRNFGVVAHIDAGKTTFSERVLYYTGRTHKIGEVHEGTAVMDWMAEEQERGITITSAATTCQWNNHILNIIDTPGHVDFTIEVERSLRVLDGVIAVFCAVGGVEPQSETVWHQADRYRVPKIAFINKMDRIGADFANVLEQMRTKLGAKPLPITIPVGAEDTFAGVIDLLTMDMLVWEDEELGSSYERRPIPEELADEAALQREAMIEALAETDDSIMELYLGEEEVPLKDLKQAVRAACCGLKLVPVFAGSALKNKGVQPVLDAVVDFLPSPLDVPAIEGVDPNTGEMERRKADDAAPLSALAFKVQMDQGRKLVYVRVYSGTLKAGAEVYNVVKEGPEKVARILRMHANKRERLDKAQAGEIVGVMGLKNVSTGDTLATRDRPIMLEPIDTYEPVISVAVEPKTVGDQDKLALSLDKLADEDPTFRVRLDEDTGQTIISGMGELHLEVLVHRLKREFGLDVNVGRPQVVYRETITAGVAATMTFDRDLGGDRQVGEVSLELKPNPRGGGNTFHVEAPPEQVPPEYHAILEKAVEEGLSSGVVMGYPVVDLGVVVSGGKFTPGLSTELGFRLATSMALKKGLEDGSPLLLEPIMQVEVIAPEEFMGEVIGDLNARGGSVESVEPKGGTNVVRALVPLKAMFGYSTDLRSATQGRAIFTMQFSHYDGKTERR
- a CDS encoding DUF2059 domain-containing protein; protein product: MKRLLVILSLACLVALPLSSWAAQPDAKEMAQRVKAAEGYWNLTKTHDRIIETMQKVSEQLPPDKRKAFMERANKFFDKKKMAGVKKQWLAMAAEVFTADELKALTAFYGSKQGQAIREKMPTLLQGNAKIVGTEMTAFIQSERERMAKEAAAAQPKAAPAKPAPAKDDKKK
- a CDS encoding M48 family metalloprotease; its protein translation is MALRALCLLLIAALLVGMVPPPAGAMITLEEERKIGRESFEGVMAEIPLVDDPDVVEYVRDLAKKLEVYVPDKPFPFRIYVADLPDLNAFAIPGGYIFMFRGMMISLESEGELAGVLAHEMGHVWRRHLARRLDKSTPVNIASLAGMLAGLLLGGIVNPALGQAVTMGSVAGGVTKQLAFSREDEEEADWAAFKTITGAGYPPQDMERSFQRIWKQEQYLGGNVPVYLRTHPTSPQRIENMANMTRLWGGKANDYDNHRFLLIQTRLIALYDSEAQARTSLARRRLADPKSPYPIYGLALLSMRQHQYDAALGFLQALKNYWPDDPYQLRANGVCLLLMGRNREAEVVLQHTLDLKPDDQDALLALGQAYQREGELAKSRQVLARLVKLDVTNHAAMYELGVTYGRLGMVGEASLYLGLAFKQRRNYRSARYHLNRAVDQLAGKPELQQKAQKALEEIDDTAHRRMKKRQQEEEQQEGSPGPNWNSLFPALQKPDTPFMSGKGR